The proteins below are encoded in one region of Myxocyprinus asiaticus isolate MX2 ecotype Aquarium Trade chromosome 13, UBuf_Myxa_2, whole genome shotgun sequence:
- the LOC127450507 gene encoding GTPase HRas-like: protein MTEYKLVVVGAGGVGKSALTIQLIQNHFVDEYDPTIEDSYRKQVVIDGETCLLDILDTAGQEEYSAMRDQYMRTGEGFLCVFAINNIKSFEDVHLYREQINRVKDSDNVPMVLVGNKSDLASRTVETRQAQELARSYGVPFVETSAKTRQGVEEAFYSLVREIRRYKETNRSNKKSKKHTQRRCTLL from the exons ATGACGGAATACAAGCTGGTTGTAGTTGGGGCTGGTGGCGTTGGGAAAAGTGCCCTAACCATTCAGCTCATTCAAAACCACTTTGTAGACGAGTATGACCCCACTATTGAG GACTCATACAGAAAGCAGGTTGTGATTGACGGGGAGACATGTTTGTTGGACATTCTGGACACAGCAGGTCAGGAGGAGTACAGTGCCATGAGAGACCAGTATATGAGGACAGGAGAGGGTTTCCTGTGTGTATTTGCCATCAACAACATCAAGTCCTTTGAGGACGTACATCTCTACAG ggAGCAAATAAACCGTGTCAAAGACAGTGACAATGTACCAATGGTGCTGGTGGGGAATAAAAGTGACTTGGCCTCTCGTACTGTAGAGACGCGTCAAGCTCAGGAGCTCGCCAGAAGTTATGGAGTCCCATTTGTCGAAACATCTGCTAAGACACGACAG gGGGTGGAGGAGGCGTTTTACTCTCTTGTACGGGAGATCCGAAGATACAAGGAGACAAATCGCAGCAATAAGAAGAGCAAAAAGCACACGCAAAGACGCTGCACTCTTTTATAG